A window of the Helianthus annuus cultivar XRQ/B chromosome 4, HanXRQr2.0-SUNRISE, whole genome shotgun sequence genome harbors these coding sequences:
- the LOC110937226 gene encoding transcription termination factor MTEF1, chloroplastic-like: MVAAAAAAVIAFHSYSPQEQQQANAQQSTDTPQLSKKPKTILHKNPLYTPVHSKLSLQFKEKILCLEVMGVDSGKALSLNPLIHSTTLNSIHNIITFLQSKGILQKDLPRIIGMCPKILTANIDNELIPVFNFLSRDLNVPDHNYRKVINKCPRLLVSSAENQLRPALFYLKRLGFRDLAALAYQDCVLLVSNVENTLMPKLDYLISLGFSKPEAIEMVLRCPGLFTFSLDNNFKPKFEYFEKEMKRDMNELKDFPQYFAFSLEKRIKPRHLEAVECGAEIPLPLLLKTTDEEFAELLKQRNK; encoded by the coding sequence atggtAGCGGCGGCAGCGGCAGCAGTGATAGCATTCCACTCATATTCTCCTCAAGAACAACAGCAAGCAAATGCACAACAATCAACAGACACCCCTCAACTATCCAAGAAACCCAAAACCATCCTCCATAAAAACCCTCTTTACACTCCAGTCCACTCAAAACTATCATTGCAATTCAAAGAAAAGATCTTATGCCTTGAAGTTATGGGTGTTGATTCAGGTAAAGCCCTCTCTTTAAATCCATTAATCCATTCAACCACTCTCAATTCAATCCACAACATCATCACTTTCCTTCAATCGAAAGGCATTCTACAAAAAGATCTTCCAAGAATCATCGGCATGTGCCCGAAGATCCTCACCGCCAACATAGACAACGAACTCATTCCGGTTTTCAATTTTCTATCGCGTGATCTCAACGTCCCAGATCACAATTACAGAAAAGTGATCAATAAGTGTCCGAGACTACTTGTTTCGAGCGCCGAAAATCAGCTTCGACCGGCTCTTTTTTACCTAAAACGACTCGGGTTTCGGGATTTGGCGGCGTTGGCGTATCAAGACTGTGTGTTGTTGGTGTCAAATGTGGAGAACACATTAATGCCAAAATTGGATTACTTGATCAGTTTAGGGTTTTCTAAACCGGAGGCGATCGAGATGGTTTTGAGGTGTCCCGGGCTGTTTACGTTCAGCCTCGACAACAATTTTAAGCCGAAATTCGAGTACTTTGAGAAAGAAATGAAAAGGGATATGAATGAATTGAAGGATTTCCCACAGTATTTTGCATTTAGTTTGGAGAAAAGGATAAAGCCTAGACATTTGGAGGCTGTTGAATGTGGGGCTGAGATTCCTCTACCACTTTTACTCAAAACAACTGATGAAGAGTTTGCAGAGTTGTTGAAGCAGaggaacaaataa